From Alteromonas australica, one genomic window encodes:
- a CDS encoding sugar phosphate isomerase/epimerase family protein, giving the protein MILRKKYISSIMMPFVLCATAMMAGCNNDSTMNTKTENTGQQMESKQLNATLNAPQISVQLWSVKDALKQDFKGTLEQVADLGFDGVEFAGDFGPYDNDPAALKNYLSSIGLAPSGAHVSAELLNNNFDEIVQFYTALGVTDLIIPWDDRAFNDDDVTEFVSELSRLSEKLAPKGMRVGFHNHAEEWASYEDTTFFDFIANNTPKSVILQQDVGWTIHADKDPIAFVKRYPGRTITTHFKSDVEEGSNLRPIIGEDGISWSAIYKATVVSGGAKWIVIEQEEYPDNLSPMEALSKSKSGFDKIISE; this is encoded by the coding sequence ATGATATTAAGAAAAAAATACATTTCTTCCATCATGATGCCCTTCGTACTTTGTGCTACTGCCATGATGGCTGGATGCAACAACGACAGCACTATGAATACTAAAACCGAGAATACTGGGCAGCAGATGGAGAGCAAACAGCTAAACGCCACCCTCAATGCGCCCCAAATTAGTGTGCAGCTTTGGTCTGTGAAAGATGCGCTTAAACAAGACTTTAAAGGTACACTCGAACAAGTGGCAGATTTAGGGTTTGATGGAGTGGAGTTTGCGGGCGATTTTGGCCCCTATGACAACGATCCAGCCGCTTTAAAAAACTACCTTTCATCCATTGGGCTAGCGCCAAGTGGTGCGCATGTGTCTGCCGAACTACTTAATAATAATTTTGATGAAATCGTTCAGTTTTATACAGCGCTGGGCGTTACCGATCTCATTATTCCTTGGGATGATCGTGCATTTAATGACGATGATGTAACAGAATTCGTTAGTGAGTTGTCGCGCTTGTCAGAAAAATTAGCCCCTAAAGGAATGAGAGTTGGGTTTCATAATCACGCCGAAGAATGGGCCTCGTATGAAGACACCACGTTTTTTGATTTTATTGCGAATAACACACCTAAGTCGGTGATTCTTCAGCAAGATGTAGGCTGGACAATTCACGCAGACAAAGACCCTATCGCTTTTGTAAAGAGGTACCCAGGCAGGACGATTACCACGCATTTTAAATCTGACGTAGAAGAGGGCAGTAATTTACGCCCAATCATCGGTGAAGATGGTATTAGCTGGTCTGCAATTTACAAAGCGACGGTGGTTAGCGGCGGCGCAAAATGGATTGTTATTGAACAAGAAGAATATCCTGACAACCTATCGCCAATGGAAGCACTTTCTAAATCAAAATCTGGGTTTGATAAGATTATTTCAGAGTAA
- a CDS encoding TonB-dependent receptor, giving the protein MRDSSKHHHGFKRTALALCVLAATQSYAASAQETETSDELDDIEVINVSGIRGSQEASIFAKRHAATVVDSIAATDIGKLPDVTITDSLQRISGVQIRRTAGEGGSLNIRGLPQVVTQLNGEQYLGANSVVSTQPNFSDIPSPLFRGADVFKNATANLGNAGITGTVNLKTYRPFDFEEGSTFSGAAEVQRGDETTSNDPNLSALYNWQNGKVGFMLSGTYANVNLANSYNGLNTANPGDAGWTDRTSADDIGVAGREGRVILGAQGFSAWNQGTERERIGINSSTQVDLGEGFIFTADVFYTEQEEYNRKVGLSATNKWGPRGWFEPTEERATGAMIDGGEMYAWQQAELYPSRMKSFTQNDVYNNSSTNINLQLDYDNGGAFTGQFRAIIGRASQEHRHGYNEGDMTNGQTTLGRTTNLVPADKCRPEDEVVGDQGGCLQAINALGYSENPHLTYDTTGEHPVWSGFDRSLAGGLGDGATIADYMGNLGSYNVGAYSSENNENANGDINAFSMKGKYLFESGFVTSIEAGIRYGKRSADYERYHLFSPVQTAGCLAQWKATDVLLGANAPSCSDGEVVDGQFMPYAALENIPLDQNNNVIQVSDFGPVSGIPTVWAVDPADYDDPEAFHNRVFGQSTREIVPGSSFNADVAELSYFLQANFEGLDGLLTGNVGVRVIETDLSVKQNIAGDNLPYSATAIDVGDVLSDNEYTDVLPSLNLAYRITDNVIARFAYSENMTPLNLNQYGEGLALSNALDSVEGSPTQGQFIVTGGSLAGNPQLDPWRSTNYDLSLEWYVGQASMVSAAVFRVDIDSFTVNETVDMEMPDADGIVRRSVPITTLVQGDGGTLEGFELGAKVAFSDIVEPDSLLASFGIDTNFTYSPSEGAGTDIYGEENMFTDNSERQFNVIGWYQGDRFEARIAYNYRSERLAGQGGWGALNLFQAPTSYVDISASYDITENMSVYAQGSNITGEYEDYYLQWEDQYAFQNYYETRYIVGVRAKF; this is encoded by the coding sequence ATGAGAGACAGTTCAAAACACCATCACGGATTCAAACGAACCGCACTAGCATTGTGCGTTCTAGCTGCAACACAAAGTTATGCGGCATCAGCCCAGGAAACTGAGACATCTGATGAACTCGACGATATAGAAGTCATTAATGTTAGCGGTATTAGAGGTTCTCAAGAGGCTTCCATTTTTGCCAAACGGCATGCTGCAACGGTGGTCGACTCTATCGCCGCGACAGATATCGGTAAATTACCGGATGTGACCATTACTGATTCACTGCAACGTATTTCAGGCGTTCAAATTCGACGCACAGCTGGTGAGGGAGGTTCGCTTAACATTCGCGGTTTACCTCAAGTTGTCACTCAGCTAAATGGTGAGCAGTACCTTGGCGCAAACTCAGTAGTATCTACTCAACCTAACTTCAGTGATATTCCTTCTCCCTTGTTTCGTGGTGCCGATGTATTTAAAAATGCCACTGCGAACCTTGGAAATGCGGGTATCACCGGCACGGTGAATCTTAAAACTTATCGTCCATTTGATTTCGAGGAAGGTTCAACATTCAGTGGTGCTGCAGAGGTTCAGCGAGGCGATGAAACAACCTCAAATGATCCGAACTTATCAGCACTTTATAACTGGCAAAACGGGAAAGTTGGCTTCATGCTTTCCGGTACCTATGCCAATGTGAATTTAGCGAATTCTTATAATGGTTTAAACACAGCAAACCCTGGCGACGCCGGTTGGACTGACCGAACTAGTGCCGATGATATCGGAGTAGCAGGCCGAGAAGGAAGGGTGATCCTTGGGGCACAAGGTTTTTCTGCATGGAATCAAGGTACTGAACGAGAACGGATAGGGATAAACTCCTCTACCCAGGTCGATTTAGGAGAAGGTTTCATATTTACCGCTGATGTATTTTACACAGAGCAAGAAGAATACAACCGAAAAGTAGGACTAAGCGCGACCAACAAGTGGGGCCCTAGAGGTTGGTTTGAACCAACCGAAGAGCGAGCTACGGGCGCAATGATTGATGGTGGCGAAATGTACGCTTGGCAGCAAGCAGAGCTTTACCCCTCGCGAATGAAGTCTTTCACGCAAAATGACGTTTATAACAATAGCTCGACGAATATAAATTTGCAGCTAGATTACGATAATGGTGGCGCATTTACTGGTCAGTTTAGAGCAATCATAGGCAGAGCGTCACAGGAGCATCGTCACGGTTATAACGAAGGTGATATGACTAACGGCCAAACTACGCTTGGTCGTACGACGAATCTAGTGCCAGCGGATAAGTGCAGACCAGAGGATGAGGTAGTCGGCGATCAAGGCGGCTGCCTACAAGCGATTAATGCGTTAGGTTATAGTGAAAACCCGCACCTTACCTACGATACAACCGGTGAACATCCTGTATGGAGTGGCTTCGACCGTTCTCTTGCTGGTGGGTTAGGCGATGGCGCGACAATAGCCGATTATATGGGGAATCTGGGAAGCTACAATGTGGGGGCGTATAGCTCTGAGAATAATGAAAACGCAAACGGCGACATTAATGCCTTCAGTATGAAAGGTAAGTATCTCTTTGAAAGTGGTTTCGTTACTAGTATTGAAGCGGGGATCCGTTATGGGAAGCGAAGTGCCGATTATGAGCGCTATCATCTATTTTCACCGGTGCAAACTGCAGGTTGCTTAGCCCAGTGGAAAGCGACCGATGTATTGCTTGGTGCAAATGCTCCATCGTGTTCAGACGGTGAAGTTGTTGATGGTCAATTTATGCCTTATGCCGCGTTAGAAAATATTCCATTAGATCAGAACAACAACGTTATTCAAGTCTCAGACTTTGGGCCAGTGTCGGGCATACCTACCGTATGGGCAGTAGACCCCGCTGACTATGATGATCCAGAAGCTTTTCACAATCGCGTATTTGGCCAATCAACCCGAGAAATTGTGCCAGGTTCCAGCTTCAATGCAGATGTGGCAGAGCTGAGTTATTTTCTACAAGCTAACTTTGAAGGCTTAGATGGTTTATTAACAGGTAATGTAGGCGTACGAGTTATCGAAACAGACTTGTCTGTTAAGCAAAATATTGCCGGTGATAATTTACCGTATAGCGCCACAGCCATTGATGTAGGCGATGTGCTTTCAGACAATGAATATACCGATGTTTTACCCTCATTGAATTTGGCCTACCGCATTACTGACAACGTAATTGCCCGATTTGCTTACTCTGAAAATATGACGCCATTAAATCTAAACCAGTACGGTGAAGGTTTAGCACTTAGCAATGCACTTGATTCAGTTGAAGGCAGCCCTACGCAAGGTCAGTTCATTGTTACCGGTGGAAGTCTTGCGGGTAATCCTCAACTCGATCCATGGCGCTCTACCAACTACGATTTGTCACTAGAATGGTACGTCGGTCAGGCGAGTATGGTGAGTGCCGCTGTTTTCCGTGTTGATATAGACAGTTTTACTGTGAATGAAACGGTAGATATGGAAATGCCAGATGCTGATGGCATTGTAAGAAGAAGCGTGCCTATAACTACCTTGGTGCAGGGAGATGGTGGAACACTTGAAGGCTTCGAACTTGGCGCTAAAGTAGCATTTAGCGACATAGTTGAACCTGATTCATTACTCGCTAGTTTTGGTATAGACACGAACTTCACTTACTCGCCTAGCGAAGGTGCAGGTACCGATATTTATGGTGAAGAGAACATGTTCACCGATAACTCAGAACGTCAGTTCAACGTTATTGGTTGGTATCAGGGAGACAGGTTCGAAGCGCGTATTGCTTATAATTATCGTAGTGAAAGACTAGCTGGCCAAGGCGGGTGGGGAGCACTTAACCTATTTCAAGCGCCGACCTCATACGTAGATATTTCTGCCAGCTACGACATTACAGAGAACATGTCTGTCTATGCGCAGGGCTCTAATATTACTGGGGAATACGAAGATTACTACCTGCAATGGGAAGATCAGTATGCCTTTCAAAATTACTATGAAACAAGATACATAGTAGGCGTTCGCGCCAAGTTCTAA
- a CDS encoding helix-turn-helix transcriptional regulator produces the protein MILRTAKLQTYVGLSRTTIWRLEKNGQFPKRVRLGQNSVGWLKGDVDTWLESRKGVEL, from the coding sequence ATGATTCTACGAACAGCAAAATTACAAACCTATGTTGGGCTAAGCAGAACAACTATATGGCGCTTAGAAAAGAACGGTCAATTCCCTAAGCGAGTCAGGCTAGGTCAAAACAGCGTGGGCTGGCTCAAAGGAGATGTCGACACTTGGCTTGAGTCTAGAAAGGGGGTTGAGCTATGA
- a CDS encoding tyrosine-type recombinase/integrase, translated as MLTDKLIKSLKPKSTPFYSRDTTGRRGTGTLVLQTLPSGTKTFHFQYYKDGKAQYLRIGRLTTHTLSEARAKASDYSRMLMDGTDPKEFVEQEKMKAAEESLKKEQLSAQGTFKELIYDYTEDMKVKGKRTFDTVRKAMEKEFESLLDKAASEVSTEEIALVLSHMIKRGAAVQSNRVRSYAMTAFNFAIKHDYDPMYLGRKKKYLVKTNPVLNIPRQASAEVVRERTLSSDEVKGLLTALEGKGFSSDLATLIKLMFFLGGQRTFEIITLEWKDVDFSKSVIEISSQRSKNKKAHVIPMTSTVSEVLLNHRKLGDSDGFVFPNRNTPSEHMPTTSVAQCLRRYCERADVERFQPKDIRRTVKTIMGELGVSKLTRDRLQNHALQDVSAKHYDRYDYIKEKREALEKWDTYLSSLLQTKR; from the coding sequence ATGCTTACCGATAAACTAATAAAATCACTAAAACCAAAATCGACGCCTTTCTATTCACGAGATACTACAGGGCGTAGAGGCACAGGAACGCTTGTGCTTCAAACTCTGCCTTCTGGAACTAAGACGTTTCACTTTCAGTATTACAAGGATGGAAAAGCTCAGTACTTGAGAATAGGGCGACTGACTACTCATACACTCTCAGAAGCCAGAGCCAAAGCATCTGACTATTCAAGAATGTTGATGGACGGTACAGACCCTAAAGAGTTCGTTGAACAAGAGAAGATGAAAGCCGCTGAAGAGTCTCTCAAAAAGGAGCAGCTCAGCGCGCAGGGCACGTTCAAAGAGCTTATCTATGACTACACAGAGGATATGAAGGTAAAAGGCAAACGGACATTTGATACCGTCCGTAAAGCCATGGAGAAAGAGTTTGAATCATTGCTCGATAAAGCCGCAAGTGAAGTTTCGACAGAAGAGATAGCGCTTGTGCTCTCACACATGATTAAGCGAGGGGCTGCTGTCCAATCTAACAGAGTTCGTTCTTACGCTATGACAGCCTTCAATTTTGCTATTAAGCATGATTACGACCCAATGTATCTTGGCAGGAAGAAGAAGTATTTGGTTAAGACAAACCCTGTTCTTAATATTCCGCGTCAAGCATCTGCGGAAGTAGTAAGAGAGCGCACCTTATCGAGTGATGAGGTGAAGGGCCTACTTACTGCTCTTGAGGGCAAAGGTTTCTCAAGCGACCTGGCAACCTTGATTAAACTCATGTTCTTCTTAGGTGGGCAACGAACATTCGAAATAATTACGCTTGAATGGAAAGATGTCGACTTCTCCAAGTCCGTGATTGAGATATCATCGCAGCGCTCTAAGAACAAAAAGGCTCACGTCATTCCAATGACCTCTACTGTCTCTGAGGTTTTATTGAATCATCGCAAACTGGGAGACAGTGACGGCTTTGTTTTTCCAAACCGTAACACCCCTAGCGAGCATATGCCGACTACCAGCGTTGCGCAGTGTCTAAGGCGCTACTGTGAAAGAGCTGATGTGGAAAGGTTTCAACCTAAAGATATACGTCGAACGGTTAAGACGATTATGGGTGAACTCGGTGTTTCGAAGTTAACTCGTGACCGATTACAGAACCATGCTTTGCAAGATGTATCAGCGAAGCACTACGACAGATATGACTATATAAAAGAAAAAAGAGAAGCGTTAGAAAAATGGGACACTTACTTAAGCAGCCTTTTGCAAACGAAACGATAG
- a CDS encoding O-methyltransferase, giving the protein MNPSMMKRRLLCPAKKGFTGNIHNFDEYTSHEELLLPAIIRMSGWLRINHNSLECWLILQNVPTKADFFVVALRTNPKLRIFFNHHIEESFDFVFSLDKEAFKEWLEESFLQKLLRGGLITSDDVVTLIDKV; this is encoded by the coding sequence ATGAACCCTTCTATGATGAAGCGCCGCCTGCTGTGCCCAGCTAAAAAGGGCTTCACTGGCAACATCCACAATTTTGATGAATATACTTCTCACGAGGAACTTTTATTGCCAGCGATAATAAGGATGTCAGGTTGGTTAAGAATCAATCATAATAGCCTAGAATGTTGGCTCATTTTGCAAAATGTCCCGACGAAAGCTGACTTCTTTGTAGTCGCTTTGCGAACTAATCCTAAGTTACGAATCTTCTTTAACCACCACATTGAAGAGTCGTTTGATTTCGTATTCTCGCTTGATAAAGAGGCTTTTAAAGAGTGGCTTGAAGAGAGCTTTTTGCAAAAGCTTTTAAGAGGCGGTTTGATTACCTCTGACGACGTAGTAACTCTCATCGATAAGGTTTAG
- a CDS encoding ion channel: MIVALIISIFTLLIGVFFHLLNITWIADRIKSQSENLYIKTPAVVTIAIVSQILIAGIFTLSYVIAMKLGVGGFGQPATLTDIFYFSLTTITTLGLGSVEPTGDLRMLAGIESATGFLLISCSAQKVFRTINE, from the coding sequence GTGATAGTCGCGCTTATAATTTCAATTTTTACGCTATTGATAGGGGTGTTTTTTCATCTTTTAAATATCACTTGGATTGCGGATAGAATTAAATCGCAAAGCGAAAACCTGTATATAAAAACGCCCGCTGTAGTGACCATTGCGATAGTCAGCCAAATTCTGATAGCAGGAATCTTCACTCTTTCCTATGTAATAGCAATGAAGCTAGGAGTAGGCGGTTTCGGGCAACCTGCTACCTTAACCGACATTTTTTATTTTTCTCTGACCACCATTACCACACTGGGGCTTGGAAGCGTTGAGCCTACCGGTGACTTGCGTATGTTGGCAGGCATTGAATCTGCCACTGGTTTTTTACTTATCAGCTGCTCAGCGCAAAAGGTATTTAGAACGATAAATGAGTAA
- a CDS encoding LacI family DNA-binding transcriptional regulator: protein MATIRDVSRESGLSIATVSRAISNPEMVSKQSLLRVNKAIEKLQYRPNLSAQKFRLQRTNTIVVLVPDIANLFFATLISGVEDTAAKHGYNVLLGDTRDNMNREEEFIRLVETRQADGLIQLTPHSKNALLPMKDVKAINAAGCEGTPYLSVRIDNIDAAQKMVQYLINLGHKRIGVISGLRDNAHSKERLQGYRQALEKAGLSYEENLVVEGDFKYWSGLNAVRHILKMEDRPTAIFCANDQMAIGAMKGIKEQGLRIPEDISITGFDDLDVSSYCDPSLTTIRQPAVEMGEKAAELLFRIIDGRQPSFSEYILPYEIIIRDSTSALK, encoded by the coding sequence ATGGCGACCATCCGAGACGTTTCTAGGGAATCTGGCTTATCAATAGCGACAGTTTCGCGCGCAATAAGTAACCCTGAGATGGTTTCAAAACAAAGCCTTTTACGAGTCAATAAGGCTATTGAGAAACTTCAATATCGACCTAATTTATCGGCACAGAAGTTCCGTTTGCAGCGAACCAATACCATAGTGGTGTTGGTGCCTGACATCGCCAATCTATTTTTTGCGACGCTTATAAGCGGTGTTGAAGATACTGCTGCCAAGCATGGCTATAATGTGCTGTTGGGGGATACTCGAGACAACATGAACCGAGAAGAAGAGTTTATTCGGTTAGTGGAAACCCGACAAGCTGATGGGCTTATTCAACTTACGCCACATTCTAAAAATGCGTTGCTGCCTATGAAAGACGTTAAAGCGATAAATGCTGCTGGCTGCGAGGGCACGCCCTATTTATCTGTTCGTATCGATAATATTGATGCGGCACAAAAAATGGTGCAATACCTCATCAATCTAGGCCATAAACGAATAGGCGTGATTTCGGGGCTTCGAGATAACGCTCATTCGAAGGAAAGGCTTCAAGGATATCGCCAAGCGCTAGAAAAAGCAGGCCTAAGCTACGAAGAAAACTTAGTAGTAGAAGGCGATTTTAAATATTGGTCTGGGTTAAATGCGGTGCGCCATATTCTTAAAATGGAAGATAGGCCAACAGCTATTTTTTGCGCAAATGATCAAATGGCGATAGGAGCAATGAAGGGGATTAAAGAACAAGGTCTTAGAATACCTGAGGATATATCAATAACAGGATTTGACGATCTTGATGTGTCGAGTTATTGCGATCCGTCGTTGACTACAATAAGGCAACCCGCAGTTGAGATGGGAGAAAAAGCCGCCGAACTTTTGTTTCGCATAATTGATGGGAGACAGCCCAGCTTTTCCGAATATATTCTTCCCTATGAAATCATCATTAGAGATAGCACCAGCGCTTTGAAATAA
- a CDS encoding gluconate 2-dehydrogenase subunit 3 family protein, which yields MNRRDLIKNLATICGVAVANSMVSIPALASAKAFGEKQSGKSPTLFSGDNLAILRQICALTIPPTDTPGAAEVNCHLFIDHQLSTVYSSEQQQSAINVMSAINLASEEINKQSFVNADKTSQLALLSMLEASKAPFSETLRSDFKTIKGLIVFGYYTSQIGATKELTYLAVPGGFKGSVPLTTVGSAFSSKAYY from the coding sequence ATGAACCGTAGAGACTTGATCAAAAACCTTGCGACGATATGCGGTGTAGCGGTTGCCAACTCAATGGTCAGTATCCCTGCACTTGCATCTGCCAAAGCATTTGGTGAAAAGCAAAGTGGAAAATCGCCAACGCTTTTCAGCGGAGATAACCTCGCGATACTTCGCCAAATTTGTGCGCTAACCATTCCTCCAACGGACACCCCAGGAGCAGCAGAAGTAAATTGTCACCTCTTTATCGACCACCAGCTAAGTACTGTGTACTCGTCAGAACAACAGCAATCTGCAATTAACGTCATGTCAGCGATTAATTTGGCAAGTGAAGAAATAAACAAACAATCGTTCGTTAACGCAGATAAAACGTCACAGTTGGCGTTGCTTTCTATGTTGGAAGCCAGCAAGGCACCATTTAGTGAAACGCTAAGGTCTGATTTCAAAACCATCAAGGGCTTAATCGTTTTTGGGTACTACACATCTCAAATAGGTGCAACTAAAGAGCTGACCTATCTCGCCGTTCCCGGCGGGTTCAAAGGCTCAGTCCCCTTAACTACTGTGGGCAGTGCGTTCAGTTCGAAAGCCTATTATTAA
- a CDS encoding GMC oxidoreductase has translation MNKETYIEESSETYDAIVIGSGITGGWAAKELTEKGFKTLIIERGRIVEHRKDYISEGKPPWEYANRTKVDKELVDEQFAIQKQCYAFHDGTKQFFGNDKDYPYTTKTGTEFSWIRANQLGGKSLLWHRQSYRMSPFDFEANKLDGHGNDWPIRYNDLAPWYEYVEKFVGISGTSENLPQLPDSVFQPPFEMTKPEKDFAAKMADAEPDKPVIISRCAHLTKPEKVHVDLGRMQCMARNECQKGCSFGAYFSTQSATLPAAAKTGNLFIAPNSVVESLIYDDTTNRVKGVRVIDNDTLKQREYFGKIVFLCASTLGSTQIMLNSTSKKFPKGIANSSGVLGQYLMDHNYNALVTASIDGYEQEYYTGRRPASLYVPNFHYEPSRYHKKFKRGFALAGSASREDWQSMGTRDGFGASFKNMLHNPGKWGIGLQAQGEMLPRQDNQVTLHSSKKDKWGIPQLHINCQWSENENLMMQSALEVASSMMEKAGFHNIQKRILGQPPGLAIHEVGTARMGRDPKDSVLNGFNQSHDVPNLFVTDGASFCSTGVGNPSLTFMAMTARAVDYAVKEVKSGRL, from the coding sequence ATGAATAAAGAAACCTATATTGAAGAATCATCAGAAACCTACGATGCCATTGTTATTGGCTCTGGAATTACCGGTGGGTGGGCAGCTAAAGAGCTCACTGAGAAAGGATTTAAGACGCTTATTATCGAGCGAGGTCGTATTGTAGAGCATCGTAAAGATTACATTAGCGAAGGTAAGCCGCCGTGGGAATATGCTAACCGAACAAAAGTGGATAAGGAACTTGTTGACGAGCAGTTCGCTATTCAAAAGCAGTGTTACGCTTTTCACGATGGTACAAAGCAATTTTTTGGCAATGATAAAGACTATCCCTACACCACCAAAACAGGCACTGAATTTAGCTGGATAAGAGCCAATCAGCTAGGCGGAAAGTCACTGCTTTGGCATCGCCAATCTTATCGTATGAGCCCTTTCGACTTTGAGGCGAATAAACTGGACGGACATGGTAACGATTGGCCAATCAGATATAATGATCTGGCGCCTTGGTATGAGTACGTTGAAAAGTTTGTAGGCATCAGCGGAACATCAGAAAATCTTCCACAGCTGCCAGATAGTGTGTTTCAGCCACCGTTTGAAATGACTAAGCCAGAGAAAGATTTCGCCGCAAAAATGGCAGACGCTGAACCTGACAAGCCGGTTATTATCAGTCGATGCGCACACTTAACCAAGCCTGAGAAAGTTCATGTCGACTTGGGAAGAATGCAATGCATGGCAAGAAACGAATGCCAAAAAGGCTGTTCGTTTGGCGCCTATTTTTCTACTCAAAGCGCGACGTTACCCGCCGCCGCTAAAACAGGTAACCTATTTATTGCCCCGAACAGCGTTGTAGAAAGCCTTATCTACGACGACACCACAAATCGGGTAAAGGGTGTGCGTGTAATAGATAACGACACACTCAAACAACGAGAGTATTTCGGCAAGATTGTCTTCCTATGTGCATCAACACTAGGTTCTACTCAAATCATGTTGAACAGTACCTCAAAAAAATTTCCAAAAGGCATTGCCAATAGCTCTGGTGTATTGGGGCAGTATTTGATGGATCATAATTACAATGCCCTTGTTACAGCCAGTATTGATGGGTACGAACAAGAGTATTACACCGGAAGGCGGCCCGCCTCTTTATACGTTCCCAACTTTCACTATGAACCCAGCCGCTACCATAAAAAGTTCAAACGGGGCTTTGCATTGGCGGGATCAGCATCTCGTGAAGACTGGCAATCTATGGGAACCAGAGACGGCTTTGGCGCAAGTTTCAAAAATATGCTTCACAACCCAGGTAAATGGGGAATTGGCCTGCAAGCCCAAGGTGAAATGCTTCCGCGCCAAGATAACCAAGTTACCCTCCACTCGTCGAAGAAGGACAAGTGGGGTATTCCTCAACTGCATATTAACTGTCAGTGGTCGGAAAACGAAAACCTTATGATGCAAAGTGCATTAGAAGTAGCGTCTTCCATGATGGAAAAAGCAGGGTTTCACAATATTCAAAAACGTATCTTGGGGCAACCGCCAGGGCTAGCGATTCATGAAGTGGGAACGGCTAGAATGGGGCGCGACCCAAAAGATTCGGTTTTAAACGGGTTCAATCAATCTCACGATGTACCCAACCTATTTGTAACCGATGGGGCCAGCTTCTGCTCAACTGGCGTAGGAAATCCATCACTTACCTTTATGGCCATGACAGCACGAGCAGTCGACTATGCTGTTAAAGAAGTTAAATCAGGACGACTCTAA
- a CDS encoding DUF305 domain-containing protein, whose product MKYAKFFAMIATSTLAMFVMMYLNTYAVSHIWFSETRTFMAIYMGAGMAIIMLAFMLGMYTNKKLNAVIFLSAIALFSLSLYLLRSQSTVSDSAYMKAMIPHHSIAILTSERANIEDVRVRELANGIIKAQRKEIKQMEWLIQDIEDNGKALNASQAENRAVPSFEGQLTKSSDKDDSSR is encoded by the coding sequence ATGAAATACGCAAAATTCTTCGCGATGATAGCAACATCTACCCTCGCCATGTTTGTCATGATGTACTTAAATACCTACGCGGTGTCCCATATATGGTTTAGTGAAACCCGCACATTTATGGCGATATACATGGGCGCGGGCATGGCCATTATTATGCTGGCGTTCATGTTGGGCATGTATACCAACAAGAAGTTAAACGCCGTGATTTTTCTCTCAGCAATAGCGCTATTTTCGCTTAGCCTTTACCTTTTACGTTCACAATCCACGGTATCAGATTCTGCCTATATGAAAGCAATGATACCGCACCACTCCATCGCCATTCTTACCAGTGAGCGTGCCAATATTGAAGATGTTAGGGTGCGCGAACTCGCTAATGGGATCATTAAAGCCCAACGTAAAGAGATAAAACAAATGGAGTGGCTTATTCAAGATATTGAAGACAATGGAAAAGCGCTTAATGCCTCGCAGGCAGAAAATCGCGCTGTGCCCAGTTTTGAAGGGCAGCTAACTAAAAGTAGCGATAAAGACGACAGTAGCAGGTAA